The genomic window GATTGGTATAGATATATTCTCATCACCATTTGATAAAACTGCAGTAGACTTTTTAGAACGGTTTAGTCCAACGGCTTATAAGATCGCTTCTTTTGAGATTACTGATTATGGATTAATTGAATACGTTGCATCAAAAGGCAAGCCTATCATTATAAGTACAGGTATTGCTACAATTGATGAGGTTCAAGATGCTGTCAATATTTGTAGAAATGCTGGTAATAACGAAATAGTCCTTCTTAAGTGTACTAGTGCATATCCAGCGAAGTTTGAAGATGCTAATTTATTAACAATACCAAACTTAGCAGAAACTTTCGGTGTAATCTCTGGGTTTTCTGACCATACATTGGGAGCAACAGCACCTATAGTAGCTACAACTCTTGGTGCACAGGTTATTGAAAAGCATTTTATACTAGATAAGTCTATCGGTGGTGCTGATGCTGATTTTTCTTTAGATAAACAAGAGTTTGCAGAGATGATACAGGCAGTTAGAGATACTGAAAAACTTTTAGGTAAAGTGGATTATACACTTACAGATAAGAAGAAAAAAAGTAGGCAATTTGCTAGAAGCTTGTATGTAGCAAAAGACATAAAAGCAGGAGAGAAGTTCACAGAAGAGAATATCAGGAGTGTACGACCTGGTTATGGTATGCATCCTAAGTACCTAAAAGACATACTAGGCAAGGTTGCTGAGAAAGATTATGATTTTGGGGATAGGTTTGAGGAGTAGTACCGATGAATTAAGTTTTGTTTCTAAATATTTTCTTATAGATCGCTTTCAGCACAGCTTTAATCTTATCTTTTTTTGACATTAACCCAAAATTATACCACTTATTACTCTCTATTCTTAACATTTTATCTCTCATGAATTCAATCTCTTTAGAATGCATTAATGCTTTTTCTTTGGCTAGTATGTAAGCTTGTTCTGCAACCTGAAATATTGCACAAAAAACATCTAATGAAACCATATTTTTTTCACCAATTTCTTTTTTTGCCCATAGAAGGTTTTTTTTAGCATTTTTTGGGGAAGTGAATAGGAATGAAAATTTATTTGAAATAATTTCATATTTATACTGCTCAACATTATGGTCGAGTAAGTCTCTGTTATTTTTATAAAAAGGATCATCTCTATAGTCAGCCTTATTTATACTCTGATACGTTCCATAAACAGAAACTTTACAACCAGCATAAGATGCGTACAAGACATGTGAACCCATTGTATTTGTAGTCATATATTCAAAGTGCTTTAGAATTCTATTAACTCTAAGTAACCCATTTGCATCCTCTCCTTTAGATCCTATTATGAAGGGGACTCCTATTTTTTCAAATGAGTTAATCCAAAATCCTTTATCTACACAGTCTTGATGGATACAAACAACAATAAGGTTAAAATCATTTTTTATTTTCTGTATTTCTTTAATATATGTAGTCTCATCAAAATTATTTACATATGCAAAAGGCAAGCCAACAGCAATTGAGTTAATATCTTTAGAGTTCAAAAATTCCTGGTGAGATGTTTTGGCAACAAGCGTTACACTAATATGATCTCTAAGATTTTTCTTTATTTGAGGGACATACTTTAATTCCGTAAATAGCCATCCATGCTCCCAATTTATCGGTGCTGTATGAGTTATTCCCTTATTAAGCTTATTTTCTATAAACTTTGCTGCACCGTGGAGATCTTGCTCTCCTCGAATAACTGACATAGGCTCATACTTAGGTAGAGATTTTTCTATATCTTCAAGTGTTTTAGTTATATTATTTTTCATAATTGTAAAGTTTCATCAGGTTATAATTGTTTTCAAAGCAATTAAAAAAATTTGTAGAGTTATTATTGTAATGAAATCGTAACCCCACAAAACTAGAGCTGCTTATAATGTTACAAGTATATCATAGTTAATGCTACAGCCAATAAATGGGTTGGATTATCAGTAATAACTTATCTTTTCCAATTTTAGATATTAACAATGCTAGAAAATGAGAAGATGTAATAAATATTATATAGTAAAGTTTTTTATTAAAATTTTATGTATCAGCTATTAGTATTTAAAGATTCGAGTAAAATTGTATTTATTTAGAACACTCTCATTTAAAGATGATATAAGTTGACAGAAATTACATATATTATAGGATAAGTATTATTCAGAAGTCTCAGTAGAATTAGAGGTGTTATATACATTTTTGGCTGAGTTTAACCCAGATCTTTTTTTGATTAGATCTAATACTAGAGGGTCTTTTTTTTGAGATTCTCTAGGTGCAAATAGAGCCTTACATCTTTTAGAAGATTCAGGTCTAGGTTCTGACATATAATAGATAGCAAGAGAACGTCTAGATTCTTCACTAGGACATTTAATTGCTTCTGGTAAACCATGCCAACTATTACAAGTTGTGTCAAATATTACTGCTCGGTTAAAAATGGGTTTAACAGATTTAATTAGTTTTGAGGGTTGATTGTCTTTATCACAATGAGACCATAGCCCCAAGCTGCCACCCCAGTCAGGATTAAAATTCTCATTAATATAAAGTATTATATTTAAACGCCTTTCTAAACCAAGCTTAGGGTGGATGGAATAATCAAGATGCGTGTTTAACATTCCTCCAGCCTCATGAGCATGCCATCCACCACCATTAAGCCCTACATCAGGGAAGAGCTTAGTCTCAGGCATTAGTTTATTCAATTTTTCCATAAAAATATTACTGTTAAGGTATGAAAAAAATTTATACGTTACTTCAGGAAACAAATCCCAATTATTACATGTTCTTTTACGTTCAATTAAGTTTCTATAATCATACCAAATATCACTTTCAACAGCTGGGAACTCACCATCTAAAGCCTTTGCTAGCTTATAGTCTAGAAAATTATCTATAACAACGTGAGGGAAAGGTTTTGCATCAGTAAATTCTTTGCTCAGAGACTCAAAATCAGAAAAAACCATTTTCTCTAGCTCAATCATATAACCAACTTACTCGATAATTTATAACAATTAATGATTATACTCTATTGAGAGATTTTTTCAAAATGCTTATCACGTAAAGTATATGTTGATTAGTTAAAGATTTTTTGCTAAACGTGAAATTAGATAGTTATAATGTTATTCTATGATTACTTGATAATTAGAGCTCTTTAATTGTAAAGGAATGTTTGAGCTATAAATCTGAGTATAGTTATATGACTTCAAGTTGATTTGAATCATATATGATTCAAGATTGTAGTAATATTTTAAAAAATTGAAAAACACAAGATTAGATATATATTATGAACAATAAACTTAACAAAGTAGTAAAAGATCAAAGTGAGTATATTGCTCACCTTGAACATAGACTTGAATCTATTACAAGTTCCACTCTCTGGAAGCTTACAAAGCCATTCAGGATTATTGCTAAGGGATGCAAAAAGATTTATAGAAACAACCGATGTTTGTCAGGTGAAGCTAGGGAGGCGCAAACTAAAAAAGTTAGTTGTGAGATCAAAACAATTAATACTTTAATTTATGATCATGATTTTAGTTATGCTCAATCTATTACATTTTCTAAACCTCAGGGTTCGATATGTTGTATCTTTGCTCATTATGATACGAATAATATTATAGATGAATATGTTATTGCTTACCTTAAATCGCTCAAAACAATAAAAAACTTATATATAATATTTGTTACGACATGCATTGATATTTCGGAATATGAACTCAATAAACTAAAATGCTTAGTGTCAAGTGCTATTATTAGAGAAAATGTGTGTTCTGACTTTGGATCATATAAGGTTGGGTACGATTTTATTAAAAAAAATAGTTATTCGATCAACACTTTAATTATAGC from Francisella adeliensis includes these protein-coding regions:
- the pseI gene encoding pseudaminic acid synthase, with translation MRIGEFDLDTEGVFIIAELSANHGGDIETAKQTIKAAKEIGANALKLQTYTADTLTLDSENEDFVIKGGTLWDSQKLYDLYKDAYLPWEWHEELFRYAREIGIDIFSSPFDKTAVDFLERFSPTAYKIASFEITDYGLIEYVASKGKPIIISTGIATIDEVQDAVNICRNAGNNEIVLLKCTSAYPAKFEDANLLTIPNLAETFGVISGFSDHTLGATAPIVATTLGAQVIEKHFILDKSIGGADADFSLDKQEFAEMIQAVRDTEKLLGKVDYTLTDKKKKSRQFARSLYVAKDIKAGEKFTEENIRSVRPGYGMHPKYLKDILGKVAEKDYDFGDRFEE
- a CDS encoding 2OG-Fe(II) oxygenase, producing MIELEKMVFSDFESLSKEFTDAKPFPHVVIDNFLDYKLAKALDGEFPAVESDIWYDYRNLIERKRTCNNWDLFPEVTYKFFSYLNSNIFMEKLNKLMPETKLFPDVGLNGGGWHAHEAGGMLNTHLDYSIHPKLGLERRLNIILYINENFNPDWGGSLGLWSHCDKDNQPSKLIKSVKPIFNRAVIFDTTCNSWHGLPEAIKCPSEESRRSLAIYYMSEPRPESSKRCKALFAPRESQKKDPLVLDLIKKRSGLNSAKNVYNTSNSTETSE
- a CDS encoding rhamnan synthesis F family protein, with amino-acid sequence MNNKLNKVVKDQSEYIAHLEHRLESITSSTLWKLTKPFRIIAKGCKKIYRNNRCLSGEAREAQTKKVSCEIKTINTLIYDHDFSYAQSITFSKPQGSICCIFAHYDTNNIIDEYVIAYLKSLKTIKNLYIIFVTTCIDISEYELNKLKCLVSSAIIRENVCSDFGSYKVGYDFIKKNSYSINTLIIANDSSYCISDDLETYFNGMQSKGYDAWGFTDSDNINYHLQSYFMVFNEKVIESIPFKYFWADLKNITDFRVLVQMYEVGLSVLLQLYGFNIGAFCSIKNISKWNVGTDLSLEEYDLLVQEYNYPFIKRKSLLANEKFINALRNPLIINHFDRVTELGKINENQK